A genomic window from Candidatus Aenigmatarchaeota archaeon includes:
- a CDS encoding eight-cysteine-cluster domain-containing protein, producing the protein MPSKVSSKAKPKQKSKGFDLSSERNLKLLAVFVFIASVVIFASHAPERGVPCTNKCGDGVCQDVVCEAIGCPCLETPESCPKDCQSGFVMSESEIRQMADDYVRRLYCFNNYNSSNLVLKGFEKVSDEHSGIYEVTYQFDVDTPLLPDNIKLFDVDLIISDNVVVSANVTQHEKSAATTEDFCGYSTGDPCETDSDCITGGCSGQVCQSKSRGGMVTDCEWRDCYDASKYNKSCKCIGNKCAWS; encoded by the coding sequence ATGCCTTCAAAAGTTTCTTCCAAAGCAAAGCCAAAACAAAAATCAAAGGGTTTCGACTTGTCGAGCGAAAGAAACCTCAAGCTTCTGGCTGTTTTTGTGTTTATTGCTTCAGTTGTCATTTTTGCCTCCCATGCTCCTGAAAGGGGAGTTCCATGCACCAATAAGTGCGGAGATGGTGTTTGCCAGGATGTCGTCTGCGAAGCAATCGGCTGCCCGTGCCTGGAAACGCCAGAGTCCTGCCCGAAGGATTGCCAGAGTGGGTTTGTGATGAGCGAAAGCGAAATCAGGCAGATGGCAGACGATTATGTGAGGCGGCTTTACTGCTTTAACAATTACAATTCAAGCAACCTCGTGCTGAAGGGCTTTGAAAAAGTCTCAGATGAGCACAGCGGAATCTATGAGGTGACTTACCAGTTTGACGTGGACACGCCGCTTCTCCCGGACAACATAAAGCTCTTCGATGTTGACCTCATAATCTCGGACAATGTGGTTGTCAGCGCGAACGTAACACAGCACGAGAAAAGTGCGGCAACCACTGAAGACTTTTGCGGCTATTCGACAGGCGACCCGTGCGAAACAGATTCCGACTGCATAACCGGCGGGTGTTCCGGGCAGGTGTGCCAGTCAAAAAGCAGGGGCGGCATGGTCACGGACTGCGAATGGAGGGACTGCTACGACGCATCAAAATACAATAAGTCCTGCAAGTGCATTGGGAATAAGTGCGCTTGGTCCTAA
- the pyk gene encoding pyruvate kinase, translated as MKKTKIVATIGPSSEPPEMIKKLIEAGLNVARLNFSHGGFDEQGPRIKNFRAIDPSIGIMLDTQGPELRTLQFEIPDHEYPIKEGDILTIKFEDVLGNEKQFSMNYKDFYKDAKPGDRVLIDNARIEIRVVEVQGKDVICKVMNNGVIYSKRSINLPDSQVRLPSMSEKDRGDIKFGVERGIDFIAYSFVRNIEDVQKLRDYLKELNAEHVEVISKIETSQAIENLEEIVKVSDGIMVARGDLAVEVAMEKVPILQKKMIELANKHHKFCIVATEMLESMRKNPRPTRAEISDVANAVFQGADATMLSGETTLGKYPLETVSTMAKIAKEAEISDIEHCTLCKDPRCLADCIARNFVSMSNELKLKTLIVPTKTGLSAKVVSRYRPRAKVFALVPNEIILRKMSLLYGVEGVLADHSKTMFDLIQEGVTKLVTSGKIDPKEKIGIIGEYKEATTNAMMFVEAEKLLTRNSKK; from the coding sequence ATGAAAAAGACAAAAATTGTTGCGACTATCGGGCCCTCAAGCGAGCCGCCTGAAATGATAAAAAAGCTTATAGAGGCAGGTCTGAACGTCGCGCGGCTCAACTTCTCGCATGGCGGTTTTGACGAGCAGGGACCAAGGATAAAGAACTTCAGGGCAATCGACCCCAGCATTGGCATAATGCTAGATACTCAGGGGCCAGAGCTCAGGACGCTCCAGTTCGAGATTCCTGACCATGAATACCCCATTAAGGAGGGGGACATTCTTACAATTAAATTCGAGGACGTTTTGGGAAACGAAAAACAGTTCTCGATGAATTACAAGGATTTTTACAAGGACGCAAAGCCCGGTGACAGGGTGCTTATAGACAACGCCCGAATCGAAATCAGGGTTGTCGAAGTCCAGGGAAAAGACGTCATATGCAAGGTAATGAACAACGGAGTCATTTACTCGAAAAGAAGCATAAACCTTCCTGACTCTCAGGTGCGCCTTCCCAGCATGAGTGAAAAGGACAGGGGAGACATAAAGTTCGGAGTAGAACGGGGAATTGATTTTATAGCATACTCTTTTGTAAGAAACATAGAAGATGTCCAGAAGCTTCGCGATTACCTTAAAGAGCTTAATGCCGAGCACGTTGAAGTCATATCAAAAATCGAGACCTCACAGGCAATCGAGAACCTTGAGGAGATCGTAAAGGTCTCTGATGGCATAATGGTTGCAAGAGGCGACCTTGCAGTTGAAGTTGCCATGGAAAAAGTTCCCATTTTGCAGAAAAAGATGATTGAGCTTGCAAACAAGCACCACAAGTTCTGCATTGTCGCAACCGAGATGCTTGAGTCCATGAGGAAAAACCCCCGGCCAACAAGGGCAGAGATAAGCGACGTCGCAAACGCGGTTTTCCAGGGGGCTGACGCAACCATGCTTTCAGGAGAAACGACTCTTGGAAAATACCCGCTTGAGACAGTCTCGACAATGGCAAAGATTGCAAAAGAAGCCGAGATTTCGGACATCGAGCACTGCACTCTCTGCAAGGACCCCCGCTGCCTTGCCGACTGCATCGCCCGTAATTTTGTTTCCATGTCAAACGAGCTTAAGCTCAAAACCCTCATAGTCCCAACAAAGACAGGCCTTTCTGCAAAAGTCGTTTCCCGCTACAGGCCAAGGGCAAAGGTCTTCGCGCTAGTGCCGAATGAAATCATACTCAGAAAAATGTCACTTCTCTACGGAGTTGAAGGCGTTTTGGCCGACCACTCAAAAACGATGTTCGACCTCATTCAGGAGGGCGTTACAAAGCTTGTAACAAGCGGCAAAATCGACCCCAAGGAAAAAATCGGCATAATCGGGGAATATAAGGAAGCCACCACAAACGCGATGATGTTCGTGGAGGCCGAAAAGCTCCTTACAAGAAACTCCAAGAAATAG
- a CDS encoding prefoldin subunit produces the protein MVELSKEGQELLMKVQSENQQLQSIMVQNQNIEMQVAEINEALKEIKGKDEVYKEIAGLLVKSDAKKVQEELEETLEFLKLKKKQFTEQESAIKKSLDEQQRKLMGMLQGGKGAGMAE, from the coding sequence ATGGTGGAATTGTCTAAAGAAGGCCAGGAACTGCTCATGAAAGTGCAGTCCGAAAACCAGCAGCTTCAGTCGATAATGGTGCAGAACCAGAATATCGAGATGCAGGTTGCGGAAATAAACGAAGCACTTAAGGAAATAAAAGGAAAGGATGAGGTTTATAAGGAAATTGCCGGCCTTTTGGTAAAGTCTGACGCAAAGAAGGTGCAGGAGGAGCTTGAGGAAACCCTTGAATTCCTGAAGCTCAAGAAAAAGCAGTTCACTGAGCAGGAGTCCGCAATAAAGAAATCCCTTGACGAGCAGCAGAGAAAGCTTATGGGTATGCTTCAGGGCGGCAAAGGCGCTGGAATGGCGGAGTAA
- a CDS encoding RNA 3'-terminal phosphate cyclase produces MIEIDGSYLEGGGQILRTSVALSALTKTPVRIYNIRANRPQAGLKAQHLSAIKAVSMLYNGKLTGDELGSTEITFSPGEMKENHLKISIGTAGSIGLLLQAIILSSVNTEKELIVEVEGGATFGKWAPSVPYLQNVFLPTIRKFGFRGEIEIIKHGFYPRGGAKAIARISPSKMKGHIFAHEIKSVSGLSVATENLRGAKVAERQKAGAEELLKGLKTPIEIKTRYVYSPSTGTGIDLWSEPTLLGGNALGEVGKKAEDIGKAAAKTLKELIESKATVDRNLADQILPFMALAEGHSSFLVKDLSNHAKTNIWVIEQFLDRKFKVAEKDGLVEVGI; encoded by the coding sequence ATGATTGAAATCGACGGAAGCTACCTTGAAGGCGGAGGGCAGATTCTTCGGACAAGCGTTGCCTTGTCAGCTCTTACTAAAACTCCGGTCAGGATTTACAACATCCGGGCAAACCGGCCGCAGGCGGGGCTTAAGGCACAGCACCTCTCAGCGATAAAGGCGGTTTCCATGCTCTACAACGGCAAACTTACGGGGGACGAGCTTGGCTCGACAGAGATAACCTTCAGCCCGGGTGAGATGAAAGAAAACCACCTCAAAATCAGCATCGGCACAGCCGGGTCAATTGGGCTTCTTTTGCAGGCAATAATTCTTTCCTCGGTGAACACAGAAAAAGAGCTCATTGTCGAAGTCGAGGGAGGCGCGACTTTCGGAAAATGGGCGCCGTCTGTTCCGTACCTCCAGAACGTTTTTCTCCCGACAATCAGGAAATTTGGATTTAGGGGCGAAATCGAAATCATAAAGCACGGCTTTTACCCTAGGGGGGGCGCTAAAGCCATTGCAAGAATAAGCCCCTCAAAAATGAAGGGCCATATTTTCGCCCACGAAATAAAATCAGTGAGTGGGCTTTCAGTTGCAACCGAAAACCTCAGGGGCGCAAAAGTCGCAGAAAGGCAGAAAGCAGGCGCAGAGGAACTATTGAAAGGGCTGAAAACCCCAATTGAAATAAAAACCAGGTATGTTTATTCCCCGTCGACTGGAACCGGAATCGACCTCTGGTCTGAGCCGACGCTTCTTGGCGGAAACGCCCTCGGAGAAGTCGGAAAAAAAGCTGAAGACATTGGAAAGGCGGCCGCCAAAACCCTAAAGGAGCTCATCGAGTCTAAGGCGACAGTTGACAGAAACCTTGCAGACCAGATTCTTCCCTTCATGGCCCTGGCGGAAGGCCACTCCAGCTTTCTTGTAAAAGACTTGTCAAACCACGCAAAGACAAACATCTGGGTGATTGAGCAGTTTTTGGATAGGAAATTCAAAGTAGCTGAAAAGGACGGGTTGGTTGAGGTAGGGATATGA
- a CDS encoding serine dehydratase subunit alpha family protein, with amino-acid sequence MSQTFNLSEFLAANVRPALGCTEVVVIGLASSAAFLASQGKLPCFLQKKPEETQALATASASEAELLSQLEAVRIEVDRNVFKNALSVNLPMPDELIDQMEKGIEFAAALGIFSPLGQKSAGEMLNLFSAINPELIAKAKSLRRNVRFNVEVVDSWTGQADLNVRVQLSFKTEDKTKCSEARISHSHTHFSYIANSMEVLYKDEANDIATENQDNQLLKLSKMSLRDMIDTAQNLDSQAWILLEKNIQINTDLSLKGLEGRHGLKLGKSLQKLVDDGILADDMTNYAKIKVAAAADARMGGAMRAAMSTAGSGNQGIAATLPIMAVADRIGAEQLNISATEQKKRLMSALALSHLLTSYIAYYAGHLSALCGCAVKAGIGAAAGISFYLGGDEKKITGAINNVAANIIGIICDGAKEGCALKLATSSEAAVESALLAMQEVTVPLDNGILAETVEQTLQNIGKISNAMVKTDQVIVQETMLR; translated from the coding sequence ATGAGCCAAACATTCAACCTGAGTGAATTTTTAGCAGCCAATGTCAGGCCGGCACTGGGCTGCACCGAAGTTGTGGTGATAGGTCTTGCCAGCAGCGCAGCTTTTTTAGCCTCCCAAGGCAAGTTGCCCTGCTTCCTGCAGAAAAAGCCAGAAGAGACTCAAGCACTGGCTACAGCATCCGCTTCAGAAGCAGAGTTACTGTCCCAGCTAGAGGCAGTAAGAATTGAAGTCGACAGAAATGTTTTCAAGAATGCTCTATCAGTAAACCTGCCGATGCCTGATGAGCTAATCGACCAGATGGAAAAGGGTATCGAGTTTGCAGCAGCGCTTGGGATTTTTTCTCCATTGGGTCAAAAAAGCGCTGGAGAAATGCTTAATTTGTTTTCAGCTATCAACCCTGAGCTAATCGCCAAGGCCAAATCCCTAAGGAGGAATGTCCGGTTTAATGTTGAGGTGGTGGATTCCTGGACTGGACAGGCCGACCTCAATGTTCGTGTGCAGCTAAGCTTCAAAACCGAAGACAAAACTAAATGCTCAGAAGCAAGAATAAGCCACTCGCATACGCACTTCTCTTACATTGCCAATTCTATGGAAGTCCTGTACAAGGACGAAGCAAACGATATTGCAACGGAAAACCAGGACAATCAGCTTCTGAAGCTGTCTAAAATGTCCCTGAGAGACATGATTGATACAGCGCAAAATTTGGACTCGCAGGCGTGGATCCTGCTTGAAAAAAATATCCAGATAAACACCGACTTAAGCCTGAAGGGTTTGGAGGGGCGCCACGGATTAAAGCTTGGTAAGTCCCTTCAAAAGCTGGTCGATGACGGGATTTTGGCAGATGACATGACAAATTATGCCAAGATAAAAGTGGCAGCGGCAGCCGATGCCCGAATGGGTGGGGCAATGCGGGCGGCCATGAGCACGGCAGGTTCTGGCAACCAGGGAATTGCTGCCACGCTCCCAATCATGGCCGTGGCAGACAGAATTGGCGCAGAGCAGCTAAATATTAGTGCAACCGAGCAAAAAAAGCGCTTGATGTCAGCATTGGCTCTGTCCCATTTGCTGACTTCCTATATTGCTTATTACGCCGGACACTTGTCCGCACTTTGCGGCTGCGCAGTAAAAGCTGGAATCGGCGCGGCAGCAGGGATAAGCTTTTACCTGGGAGGAGACGAAAAAAAGATCACTGGCGCCATCAACAATGTGGCCGCTAACATTATAGGAATTATCTGTGATGGCGCCAAAGAAGGATGCGCCCTTAAGCTGGCCACCTCATCAGAAGCAGCAGTTGAAAGCGCACTGCTTGCCATGCAAGAGGTTACTGTGCCATTGGACAACGGCATTCTGGCTGAAACCGTTGAACAGACGCTGCAGAATATCGGCAAAATCTCCAACGCCATGGTCAAAACTGACCAGGTAATTGTTCAGGAAACCATGTTGAGGTAA
- a CDS encoding 30S ribosomal protein S10, which produces MQRARIKLWSRDPEKLEEVARKIKEDVEKFGASVRGPVPLPTKKLKVPVLRQMKTGTGHGNSKFDRWELRVHSRVLEIGESERALYQIMRIQIPEDVNIEVKMMS; this is translated from the coding sequence ATGCAAAGGGCTAGAATTAAGCTGTGGAGCAGAGACCCGGAAAAGCTTGAAGAGGTAGCCAGGAAAATAAAGGAGGACGTCGAGAAATTCGGCGCTTCTGTCAGAGGGCCTGTGCCGCTTCCAACAAAGAAGCTTAAAGTGCCTGTTCTAAGGCAGATGAAGACCGGAACCGGCCACGGAAACTCGAAGTTTGACCGCTGGGAACTCAGGGTGCACAGCAGAGTCCTTGAAATCGGCGAAAGCGAACGGGCCCTTTACCAGATTATGCGGATCCAGATTCCAGAAGACGTAAACATCGAAGTCAAGATGATGAGCTAA
- a CDS encoding radical SAM protein, whose product MEVREIQAKSCLNESKITDYVINPYTGCQHGCAYCYATFIKRFQHIDAEWGKFVFAKVNCPELLEKELLLARPGDIWLSSVTDCYMPLEAKYGLTRKILEVLEKSPRKKDFPVEVLTKSSLVRRDFDLLKAIDAELGMSVNTLDEKTSRVLEPLASSPPERVNTLKEAKEKGLRVYAFISPVMPGITNLEELFRELSFCDYCYIELLNTKKYILDRLMPVFEANFPDKVPLLRGYIADPGTFYRQVQVEARALEKKHGLKIKEISLH is encoded by the coding sequence ATGGAAGTAAGGGAAATCCAGGCCAAGTCCTGCCTGAATGAGAGCAAAATCACCGATTATGTGATTAATCCTTACACCGGGTGCCAGCACGGCTGCGCCTACTGCTACGCAACGTTTATAAAGCGGTTCCAGCATATCGATGCCGAATGGGGAAAGTTTGTCTTTGCCAAGGTAAACTGCCCGGAGCTTCTGGAAAAAGAGCTGCTTTTAGCAAGACCCGGCGACATTTGGCTTTCAAGCGTTACCGACTGCTATATGCCGCTTGAGGCAAAATATGGCCTGACCCGAAAAATCCTTGAAGTGCTTGAAAAGTCGCCCCGCAAAAAGGATTTCCCTGTAGAGGTTCTGACAAAGTCCTCTCTTGTAAGGAGGGACTTTGATTTGCTTAAGGCCATTGACGCCGAGCTTGGAATGTCAGTTAATACGCTTGACGAAAAAACCTCCCGTGTTCTGGAGCCACTTGCTTCCTCACCCCCGGAAAGAGTCAATACATTGAAGGAGGCAAAAGAAAAGGGACTTCGGGTTTACGCTTTTATCTCGCCTGTGATGCCCGGAATCACAAACCTGGAAGAGCTTTTTAGGGAGCTTAGTTTCTGCGACTACTGCTACATTGAGCTTTTGAACACCAAGAAATATATTCTTGATCGTCTAATGCCGGTCTTTGAAGCGAATTTTCCGGATAAGGTGCCTCTTTTGAGGGGCTACATAGCCGACCCGGGCACCTTTTACCGCCAGGTGCAGGTCGAGGCAAGGGCTCTTGAGAAAAAACACGGGCTTAAAATTAAGGAAATAAGTTTGCATTGA